TCACTGTTTACACCTGTCATAGCAGGGTCATCTGATCACACTGCCACAGGAATTATGCACTAAAAACACCCAATAACACAAAGTGAGATCAGTGCTAGGCCTCAAGTAGGTGTTGAAGATAACCAGACGAACAAAAAATAGGCTTCTGGTAAAAGCCCACGGCTCAGTGGGGAAGTCAGGCAGACAATATATACATTTCAGCAAGCACAGCCTGTGCAATATAATAGTGACAAGTACAAAGTAGGCTAATAGTATGGAAAGGAGGGAGATATCAGGAATGGCACCACAGAGAGGGATGCCTAGAGGGCATCCTGTAGGATGAACAAGTACATAGCAGGCGGAGGGAAAATCAGGTTCAGTTAAGAAGACATGAAacatgggtataaagtttcagtcgtgtcagatgaaaaagttctagagatcctCTCTGCTTATAGTTAACcatactgtactgtacacttaaaaaattaagagggtaaatctcatgttacgtattttttacaattaaaaaaaagaggaaggcatGGAACAGCGTGGCATGTCTGGCAACTTGCACGGAGACCACTGCTGCTGGAGTTGATGGTGGAAAatagggaaaggaaggagaagcTGGAGAACAGATTAGGAGCCCGATCAGAATGGGTATTATGACCTAGGTTTGGGCTTTTAACTTTTTAGGCAACGAGGACCACAGAGAAATAGGATCAGAGGTGCATTTTGGTGGCAGTGTGGGAGACAGATGCACTGATGGGGGTAAACATGGAAGTTGATAAACTCTGATGCAGTCTAGATGAGACCAAAAGGCCTGGGTTAGAAAATGGTACTGCCTTCTAAAACACTTAGGGCTACCTGGAGTTATCTAGttaattcatttgtttactttcccaccaaaatCTAAACTCCAAGTCAAGGACTCTGTCTGTCTTGCCCAGAGCTACATTTCCCATCCTAGAACAGGGCCTTGTATACAACAGGTACTCAGCAAACACCTGCTAAATCAATGAAGAGATGCTCCTGCACAAGTCCTTCAACTTTCAGAGTTTTATGTCAGCTGCCTGATCACATGGACTCTTCCAACAGTATGCTGGTTTTAGAAAAGTGTTCTGTACCTCTAAGAAACAGGCTAACGCATATACGTATTCCTCAACACTCGGAGGAGAACGTTGTATATAAAGAAAGGATGCTTAAAAAACAAgtgttgatatattttttttaaggcacatGTCCTGGATTTTTCCAAATAACGACATCAAATTTTCTTGGTGAAAAGTCCAAAGACAAAATTCTTCTAATCATCAGCTTTGCACACCCTACCTGGACATCAAGCAATCCAGCTGGGccctttctgctttgtaaatcatTGCTGGCAACAAAGCCTCAGCAATGAGAGCTCAGCTGCTGGTCGTGCTGACAATGGTTGGACAGCCAACGACACACTGTGGCCCTCCTATGTTTGCACGACAGCACTAGCGCATATCACAAGGGCAGCACGTATTCCCACTGCCAGAGGCCAGTTAGCAGGCTGCTGCCTCCTACTGCTCTGCAACCCATGACCCAGTAACTGGGGCGAATTCCCCTGCAGAGGAAGGCTAAAGggatttaatttctctgtgataTCAAGAACCAATAAAAGGGCAGTTTTATAACTCTCATGAAGTGGAATACACCAGGCTCAAACCATCAGCCTGACTGACTCATCCCCATGGTCCACACAAGTCCTTCAACTTCAGAGGTTTATGTCAGCTGCCTGATCACAGAGACTCTTCCAACAGTATGCTGGTTTTAGGAAAGTATTCTGTACCTCTGAGAAACAGGCCCCTGATAGTGTGTCCACTAACGTCAATCAAGACTCTTTTCAGAGGGGGGATCTATACTGTATTCGGTATGTAGGGGCATAAGCACAGGCCTTAAACCAAGACTCAGGCCTGGAtacaaatcctgactctgccacctaccagctgtgtgaccttatatTAATGATTTAATCTTTTTGAGTCTCAGTGTTCTCATtcgtaaaatgggaataatcctCCCTGTCTTACGTGCTCCAGAGAGATTAAATGAGGGAACCCATATAAAGAGATAAGCATGGTGCCTATCAAATGCCAACAGGCATTTAATGACTGTTCATTCCTTCCCTTACcatgggtgggagtgggaggttaGTGAATAGCCACCTTTTAAGGAGCAGGCCTGTGGGGGTCTCACacacagtgagaaaaaaaagtcatgaaacaGGAAGTATGGAAACTGACAGCCTGTAGCTTCTGCCTCTTCTATACTTGAGAAAGTTACACAATGTGAGTGACAGAGGCTGTCCCAAGAACATAAAGGAAGCTAATCTGTTtgcaaagggaggaaatagcaCAGGATGAAGATTGTAAGTTGTTTGAAGCTTCTTCCCTAATTATCACTCATAATGAAAATTTAATTGCTGAGTTAAAAGCAAATTTCACTTTTTCTGTCAGAGAATCTCTGCAGAAACTGGCACATTTTGTTTGAACAGGAAATCAAAGTTACTTTAATGCCTAAATGAGATCTAAGGAGCTGCAGATGTTTCCCTGGGAATAACTAGCTTCAAAACTCTGTCCTACTGGTTTGCAGCAACTTACAGTGACAGGGAGGcagaaataaaaactgttttGAGCGGAGCTGCTCAAGGGGTGGGGCTGACTCAAATTCCAAGTACCCCAGTGCTAGGCACCTTGGGGGGCGAGGCGGGGAGAAGGTGGTACACAGAGAGGGTCTCTGGAATTAAGGAGCTTATAATCAAGTAGGAGAGAGAGAACCAGGGAACAGCCTACTATTAGGAAACTGAAATGAAGACAACTTGGCTCAGGAAagaacagcaaaaaacaaaaaggtaagcCTCCAAGGGTACTTTCACACACCCTGGCCTTAATTCTGACCCACTTGGGTGTCAGCCAAAAGCCTGCTCACCTGTAAGGTGCTGGTGAGGAAGTTGTCCTGGGAGACAATGTCCACAAAGAAGTCGGCGGGGATCTCGCCAAGCTGGTGGTACAGGATGGAGATGAGGTTGACGTAAAGGGTGTGGTGCTTCACCATGGCCTCTTCTGACCGGCACAGAAGGTTCAGGAGCTGCTTCCAGTGCTCGAATGCCTCGTACACGTTCCCCAGCAGGAAGCATACAAAGGCAAACTGGAGTTCACCTGAAAGGTGCAGAGAGGAGAAATGATCCTGAGGGAGAGGAGTACTGGCTGCCACTACTAAGCCGTCAGCTCCACTGGGCCTCAGCAATAAGTGGCTTTCTATACTTGTCACTcttccagagcctggcacagggtTTTGCACCTAGCAGCTGCTCAATAAAAGTTTGCTCAACTGCTATAAACTCAAGCCATGAGAAACCAAACTGGTTTCTGTGATATCTGACTGCAAGAGAAGAGGCACACATAGTATTGGCCCAGCATTTAACAAGTTTACAAAATGTGTCCATGCATATTATGCCAAGTGGATCCCCAAACTGGCTGCCCATCTGAAATACTaagagaacttgttaaaaataaaccaaagatcCTGGTTGAGGACAGATGATGGGGCCTCAGTATCTGTAGCTCTAACAAGCTTcccgggtgattctgatgcacacggTCTGCTTCAGGGTCAGGGAAATGCTGCATTACACCACATAATCCTCAGCCCAACTCCACAAGGTGATCAGGGAAGGTGGTATTTgcctcatttcatagatgaggtcaagcaaattgcccaaggtcacacaactaatgCTTAGCAACTGAACAATGGAAAGataaaacagatttctttttaaaatttatttattttattcatttattttgggctgcgttgggtcttcgttgctgtgcgcgggcttttctctagttgcggtgcgtgggcttctcattgtggtcacttctcctgttgcagagcaccagctctaggcgcacgagcttcagtagtgtggcttcagtagttgtggctcgcaggcttagttgctccgtggcatgtgggatctttccggaccagggctcgaacccaagtcccctgcattggcaggcagattcttaaccgctacgccaccagggaagccctaaaacagATTTCTATTGGGTGGGAACAGTCCTAGAGCCTCCCTGAACAAGAAAATTCATGAGTACTTGTTCCAGTGTTAGCCTGCCagccaaattatttttgtttgtttaatcacAGGGCTCtgtgatttgatctttatgagcAGcctgtggttaagagcatgggttcTGGAGCCAAAATGCataggttcaaatctcagctccaccgcttcgcagctgtgtgactttgggcatgtTACTTAATCTGTTTatgcttcaatttccttatttgaGGGTTgtagtgaagattaaatgaatcaatatagtacatataaagcatttagcataatgcctggcacaaagtatcACTCAAGAAATCTTAGTTATTATTCCCACATTCCCACCAGATCCCTGTCTCAAACAGAGACCTGGTAATCCAGAAGCCATTGTCCTCGGGCAAGCAGCTGGGTCTCTAGTTGCCAAGATAAACTGTTGCTGATCAGAGACGCTATCTCTGGCTTCAAATTTAAGGGGGGCTTCTGTGGTATATCTACGTGTGGGCCATAAAAAGAACAGATGTACTCAACACTAAATACCTCTTTAAACGCATGGTGTCTGATCTGTCACCTCTGGAGACCTGGAAAAACTAGTTCTCTGTTCCTAGGCTTGTGGAACCAAGTTTGATTTGTGTGGATAGCTACCTGGTCTAGATATTTTGAACATTtgatcaatattttcaaaatatagttaAACTTTCTATAGGTTAGAAAATTTAACCTTTTCTAGAGGTTAATGATTTCCTTCTTCAGTTGGCTTTACCTGGTTAGTTTGTGAAAATACGAGCTTATTCTCTGAATTTAGGGCATTTGTTTAAATTCATACATTTCTGGCTCAGTCTAAAATTAAattatgagatcagaaataatttCAAAGGGCTGTCATGAAGATACAGTAATCCCTGAAACAGACCTTTTCACAAGATTACTTTGAAGAACTGAAATGTTTAAGAGGTAGAAAACAggatttctggggttttttttctgtttatttttaagccAGAATTTCAAGTGTTActtattaaatgaaaatagataCATCCCATAAAATGTCCCTTTTTATCAGCTAAGCCTATTATGTAAAAGGCCCTATATTCAAAATTCTCACTGATCTTCcaatagaaaaatatgtaaatattggacaacttataaaagaaaaaatattaacagctaTTAAAGATGTGACAAATGTTTGCTGTCACTAGTAATCgaagaaatataaattgaaaCAAGATGTCATTTTTCAACTATCCAGTAGGAAGAGACCTTTGCTAAACTGCCATATCAAATGCCATGTCAAAGGTGATGGGCAACAGCCTCACCAGCTGGCAAGGATGCATGACCTTCTCCTGGCAACATGCACACTCTGATCCAACAATTTCACCCCAAAATGTATGCAGAAGGGCACACAAGGATATTCATTAGACAACACTTATAATAGGGAAAACAGGAACATCTTAAAGATCCATCAACAGGAGTTGGTTCAATTACTATGGAACATAAGTAGCCACTAAAGAGAAGCTGACCATTTCAGctggaaaaatgtttatattaaagcaaattacagaataatatactgtagttttgtttttgtaaaaatatcatatatataaaaacacatataactgaataaaaaaagactaaaaggaaacacaaaaatatattaaactgagaaatacatataaatatatatctaaaagatggaaaataagtaCACAAGGTGTAAAAAAATGGTTATTCCTAGGTGGTGggatttggaattttatttttgtttttcttctaggatgaatatatgttatatatatatatatatatatatatatatatatatatatatatatatatatatatatatatgttatttttttgtaataaggggggaaaacaacaataaaaactacgacaattaaaagaaaatcactgggacttccctggtggtccagtggttaagaatccgccttccaatgcagggcacgtgggttcgatccctggttggggaactaagatcccacatgccatagggcaactgagcccatgagccacaactactgagcccacgtgctctggagcctgtgccccacaactagAGGAGAGCCCgcacactctggagcctgtgtgccacagctagagagaagcccacacacctcaatgaaagatcccacgtgccacaactaagacccgatgcagccaaaattttttttaaataaaattttaaaaaattaaagaaaaagagttggacctttgaaaacaaaaaagaaaaagaaaatcactgttCTGGATGAAGCCTTCAGAGAGTCAGGAGCAAACTGAGGGGGGAGGTAGGAGGCCCCCAGGAACACCGCTGGGCCTGGGAACCAGGAGCCCTGGGCTTTGGTCTCACTTTGACTACACCACTTAGCAGCCAAATCCTTTCCCTCTATGGACCTCAATCTGTAAGATGCGGTGGCAGGGAGGCTGGGCCACACCATCAGCACCCAAACACAGGACTGTCTGCATCAGGTTCACCTACAGTGCTTGTCTGTTAGGTAGACAGAGAGATAAATTGCTGGGGCCCCAATCCAGATCTCTTGAATCAGCCTCCAGGGGTAAGACCTGGGGATCTGTATCTTTAACAAGCATTCTGGGCAAGACTGCCTCCTAGCCAGGTTTAGGAACCACCGGATTAGATAATCCAAGACGTACTCCTTGTTCTCAAGCCCTCCTACTATATACACCTCCCCTGGCCCACTCTCAAAGCCTTGTTCCTCCTCACCTAGCACGTCCTGGGGGCTTTGGGGGAACTGCTTGCTGAGCACGGTCTCCAGAGCATAGCTCAGGTCCATGCTGTGCCTGGTTATCTCGGCCGGCGTGGCACCCGCCGGGAACATCTGTGTGGGCAGCTCGGAGAAGCGGATCTCTGTGCCGGCTCTGGGCTTCATCTTGGGCAGCCGGGCCAGGCCTTCCTGGTAGCTTTTGCACTCAGTGCCGCAGAGGGGTAGATTCTGCCCCACCCGGTCCTTGGTGTACTTCATGGAGAGCACAGGCAGCACCTCTGAGAAGGCACAGATGTGCCGACTCTCGGGCTGGAGCTTCTCCACTGTGGCCTCGCTGATGAAGTTGGTTAGTGAGATCCACTTCTTGAGTGTGGCATATGGGTAAGGTCCCAGGAACTGGTCCAGCTCCTGGAGGTTGGCCCTCATGGCCTCCACCACAGCCTCTGGGGCTGGAGACAGGTCTACCTCTTCCTGGACTGCATCCCAGCGCAGGACCTTCAGCCCCCGCTGCTGCAGGCTAAGGAAGAAGCCCATACGGGGGCCCACCTCCCTGGGATTGGCCTTGTCCACAGAGCTGTAGTGGAGGAAGTGGATGCCCGGAGGGATCATCTTCACACCCCGGAACTTGGGCCCCACCTCCCAGGAGTTGTAGTCAATGCCAAACTCTGTCCCCTTGGGCATATTCAGGATGACCACAGTGGCCCCTTCAAAGAAGAGGTGTTTGGCAAGCTCAGGATCCATCTGCATGGCAGCCATGGGACCAGTGGTGAGTGACCAAAAAGGAAACTTTTCTAGTTTTccagaacagctgaaaaagaaatatatcagaGTTAATCAGAACCTGGGGAAGGATGCTTCATTTGCTGAACATTCTCTATGTGCTAGATATTGAACTAGACCCCTGACATAATTATCTCCCTTAATCTTCACCACAACCCTgcactgttttacagatgaagaaaataagactCAAAGAGAAGAGgggttttgtgttttggtttaaTGAGCAAGAACACTCACTTCACAGCTGGAAAGACATCAGTTAAAGAAAAGTGacatgttcaaggtcacagaggaCCCAATTAGAACCTGGGTACCCTGCCCTCCAGGccagtgttctttccactgtTCATTCAGGATCTACTCTCAGATCTCCTTCTCACAACAGAGGATGAAGGCAGAGAAAGCTTGGCTGGT
This DNA window, taken from Balaenoptera ricei isolate mBalRic1 chromosome 15, mBalRic1.hap2, whole genome shotgun sequence, encodes the following:
- the AAR2 gene encoding protein AAR2 homolog isoform X1, which codes for MAAMQMDPELAKHLFFEGATVVILNMPKGTEFGIDYNSWEVGPKFRGVKMIPPGIHFLHYSSVDKANPREVGPRMGFFLSLQQRGLKVLRWDAVQEEVDLSPAPEAVVEAMRANLQELDQFLGPYPYATLKKWISLTNFISEATVEKLQPESRHICAFSEVLPVLSMKYTKDRVGQNLPLCGTECKSYQEGLARLPKMKPRAGTEIRFSELPTQMFPAGATPAEITRHSMDLSYALETVLSKQFPQSPQDVLGELQFAFVCFLLGNVYEAFEHWKQLLNLLCRSEEAMVKHHTLYVNLISILYHQLGEIPADFFVDIVSQDNFLTSTLQVFFSSACSVAVDATLRQKAEKFQAHLTKKFQWDFEAEPEDCAPVVVVLPEGVGTG
- the AAR2 gene encoding protein AAR2 homolog isoform X2, which produces MAAMQMDPELAKHLFFEGATVVILNMPKGTEFGIDYNSWEVGPKFRGVKMIPPGIHFLHYSSVDKANPREVGPRMGFFLSLQQRGLKVLRWDAVQEEVDLSPAPEAVVEAMRANLQELDQFLGPYPYATLKKWISLTNFISEATVEKLQPESRHICAFSEVLPVLSMKYTKDRVGQNLPLCGTECKSYQEGLARLPKMKPRAGTEIRFSELPTQMFPAGATPAEITRHSMDLSYALETVLSKQFPQSPQDVLGELQFAFVCFLLGNVYEAFEHWKQLLNLLCRSEEAMVKHHTLYVNLISILYHQLGEIPADFFVDIVSQDNFLTSTLQGWHHLETC